In the genome of Mucilaginibacter sp. 14171R-50, the window TAAAGTAAGTATAGCCTGCTCCTTTTCATTAAAAAATGGGGTGTCGCGCCATGCTCGCAAAGTATAAATGCGCTGCTCGGTCTCGCCCATTTTGCGTGCGTCCCGGCTATGCATATCAAGGCAATAAGCGCAGCCGTTTATCTGCGATGCGCGCAATTTTATCAATTCTTTATGGATGGGGTCAAGTTCGGTGCCATTAACGTAATTTTCTAAAGCGCTCATGGCTTTGTAAGCATCAGGCAGGGTCTGTAATAAATTTGTCCTTTTCATTGTCTTTTGTTTTTTGTCAACACAAAGTTGCAGACAAACGACCCGTAAAAAAATGAACTGAGGTTAAGAAATTACCCCCTGCCCCCCTGAAGGGGGAAGTTAATTAGCATCAATATTAAAAAACTCCCCCTTCAGGGGGCTGGGGGGCTTTTTTGGCTCTTATCCGGCTTAAAAACTGCGGGGTAAAACCCAGGTATGATGCCAGCATGTATTGAGGCACACGCTGCACAAAATCAGGAAAGAGCCCGATAAAATACCGGTACCTCTCTTCGTCGGTTTGGTTAAACAAAAAACCGATACGCCTTTGCGACGCGATAAATGCCCGCTGCATTGTTAGCCTGAAGTAAGTTTCCAGCTTCGGTATCTTTTCAAGCAAGGGGCCTTTGTCTTTATTATGCAGCAGCAGTACCTCTGATGCTTCGATGGTTTGGATATAAGTGCCGGCAGGCACATGGTTAACAATGCTATCATGATCGGCAATCCACCAGTTCTCTAAAGCAAACTGCACTATCTGCTCGTTCAGTTTAGCATTAACATAGTATTGCCTTAGTAAACCGCTCAGTACAAAATATTCCCCTTTACAATGGCGGCCGGGCTCCAGGATAATTTGCTTTTTATTAAATTTCAGCAATTCCATCGTCTCGCACAGCAGGTGTTCTTCGGCAGGGGTTAGCTGCACCTGGCGCTTTACATGGGCAAGCAGTTGCGGATACATCCCGCTAAAATAATAATTTGCGTTTATTTATTACCGGTATTACCGCGGTATAACATTTAATTACGGTTTATGGCAGTTTAAAAGCAAACCTGAACTTCGCATTTTTATTGGTTTGTG includes:
- a CDS encoding carboxymuconolactone decarboxylase family protein — its product is MKRTNLLQTLPDAYKAMSALENYVNGTELDPIHKELIKLRASQINGCAYCLDMHSRDARKMGETEQRIYTLRAWRDTPFFNEKEQAILTLTEEVTLISKGGVSDDTYNKAVEILGDKYVNQVIMAAITINAWNRIAISTHLQPALQK
- a CDS encoding Crp/Fnr family transcriptional regulator, with the protein product MYPQLLAHVKRQVQLTPAEEHLLCETMELLKFNKKQIILEPGRHCKGEYFVLSGLLRQYYVNAKLNEQIVQFALENWWIADHDSIVNHVPAGTYIQTIEASEVLLLHNKDKGPLLEKIPKLETYFRLTMQRAFIASQRRIGFLFNQTDEERYRYFIGLFPDFVQRVPQYMLASYLGFTPQFLSRIRAKKAPQPPEGGVF